CAGGCGATGACCGCTGCCGGCCCAGGCTCGGCGTCCGGCTTCGCCGCCGGCTGGGCCGCGGCGATCGCGTTGCCCTTGACCTCGCGAACGGGTATACCCGCCTCCTTGGCCTTGGCCAGGAAAGCATCGAGCCTGGCGAGCGGGATCTTGCCCACGCTGGTCTTGAAGTGAATCGGCCAGACAAAACGGCGGGGCCTGATCTGCTTGACCACCTCGATTGCCTGAGTCGGATCGAGCGTGTACGTCCCGCCCACTGGGATCAGGAGGACGTCAACGGGGCCGATGGCCGTGAGTTGCTCGGGGGTCAGTGTGTGGCCAAGGTCTCCGCAGTGCAGGATCCGCACGCCGTCGGTCTCGATCAGGAACATGGCGTTCTTGCCGCGTCTCGCTCCCGACTCCGCGTCATGGAACGTGGGGATGCTCTTGACGTGGACGGCATGGCTGGTGGGAGTGCCGACCTCGGTCTTCGCCAGCCACTTGATCTCCGCCTGATTCGGCCGGCGGTCGAGGTAGTGGTCAATCTCGGCCCAGTTCTTGTCCGGCTTGAGCCCATGAACAATGACCGGCTTGCCTTTGACCACATCGAAGCCGGTGTGATCGAAGTGCTCGTGTGTCGCGAGAACCAGATTGGCAGTCAGGTCCGGCTTGGGAAAGCCCATCTGCTCGGTGGCCAGGAAGGGATCGATCACGATAGTGAATCCCCAGAAGGTCTCGATCGAGACGCACGCCTGCCCCCACCATCGGATCGCCGTCGGGGCGGACTCGTCGTTCGCGTTCGGAGGCTGGGCGGACTCAGCGGCGGGTTTTGCCGCGGCCGCAGGGGTCGTCTGACCGCTCTGTGCCAGGACCGCTGTGCACCAGCTCACCAGGCAAGCGAAGGCCATTGCGTTGAACCATGGGCATCTCATCGTGATTCTCCTTTGAGGGGTGTGTTCCGCTCTCAACCGATCGCCGGCCGTCCGGCTGTCCACCGGTCCCATCACCCTCCGGTTCGTCAATGGGTTGTCCACACCGGGACCGCTTCCGAACGCTGCGTCATTATAGCAGGTCGGGTGAAGAGGCCGCAGGCAGGCGAAGCCCATAAGCCGCTTCCTCTCGTCTACGGCGCCGAACGCCGGATAACCCTGCGTGGCCTGCAAGAGCTGATCGAAGAACGGGCGGCGTACCGGCTGCTCGGGGTAAGCGGCAAAGCTGTGGTTGACATCGTGACTGAAGATCTCGACGACCGCGTCACCGTGACAAACGGTCATCGATTCCAGGGTAAACCGCGTATGCACCTTCTCGTTGGTCATGTGCTCAAATGCACCTCATAGCACGTTGACCGACTACCTCTATCGCTATCGTGCAGCTCCGAACAAGTGAAACTCCCAGATCGTCGGCCCGTCGGTCGCTTCGGTGATGTTCAGACGCACGCGTTGAGCGGTCACCGGATCAAAGCTCACCGCCAGTTGCGCCCCCAGGTTCTCCCCTTGGTAGCACGGCCTCCATTGGTCATCCTGGAAGTACTCGATAGCGAACTTGCGAACGCGCTTGAGTTCCGGAAACGCCTGCTTGATCACGGCACGGCCGATGGTCGCCGGTTTGCCGAGATCAACTTCCAGCCACGCGAACCTAACGCCTCCGTCCGTCGCCCAGCGGGTATCGTTACGGCCGTCCACGGCCCTGTCCGCGCCGTACTCAGCTTGGTTCTGGTACACGTTCGAAGCCGTGGCCTTGGCGTTCGTGGTCAACGACTTCGGTGCGGGGACTTCGATCGCCGGGATGGCCAGCGATGAACGGTCCAGTTCCAGAGCCACGATCGTGTCCAGTGCCTGACGGTCGCCTTGAGGCACCGAGATATCCAGGCCGGTGGCCGTCTGATGGACCACGGCCTTCCCGCCGGTCAGTGCCTCACTCTTGACCACCTTGGCCGGGATGGCCGGCAGCTTGACCGCGTCCTCGGTCCAATCGCGGATGTGGAGGTAAATGGTGTTCCCCTTGCGCGTCGAAACGCCGTAGTCCCCCGGCTTGAATGGCCCGCCGCGCGTGCCGTAGATGCTCTGGCCGTACTCGGCCAGCCACACCCCCATCTCCTTGATCCGATTGGCCTGATCGGGTGCGATCTCTCCGCTGGGCATCGGTCCGACGTTCAGCAGGATATTGCCGTCGCCACCAGCCCCGCGAATCAGCATATCCATGCAGGCTTCGTATGGCTTGACCCCATCCTCCGGCCCGCCCCAGGACCACTGGTCTCTCGACGAGAGCGTCATGCACGATTCCCACGGGCGGCGGACGTCGAAACCGCCGATGATCTGCTCGGGCGTGTAGTAGTCCGCCTCCGAACCGATGTAGCGCCAGTCGCTGTGCCCGATTGGCTCCGGACCGAGATCCAGCCGGTTGTTGATGACGATCTTGGGCTGCAGCGACTTCACCAGCCTGTAGGTCTCAGCCTGGTCGTAGAGCGGCTCGCGGGAATCCCAATCGAACCAGAGCAGATCGATGGTGCCGTAGTTGCTGAGCAGTTCGCGCAGCTCGGCCTTCATTCGTTCGAGAAACACCTTGTTCCGTTGGGTGCGGAAATCCGGATCGCGCCAGTCCATCGGCGAGAAGTACCAGCCTAGGCGCATGCCCTGTTCGTGGGCCGCCCTGGCAAGTTCGGCGCAAACGTCACGCTTGAACGGCGTGTTCATGATGTTGTAGTCCGACGCCTTCGAGTCCCAGAGCAGGAATCCGTCACAGTGCTTGGCGGTGAGCACCATGTACTTCATGCCGGCCGCCTTGGCGAGACTCACCCACCGGGCGGCGTCGAACTTCGTCGGGTTGAACTGCTTGAACAGATTGTCGTACACCTCGACGGGAATCGGTCCTCGGTTGGGGCACTTGGGATTGGAGTTGGCCCGCGACCAGCTGATCTCGGTGCCCTTGAGGCTGACCGGTCCCCAGTGGATAAACATGCCGAAGCGCGCCTCCCCCCACCACTTCATCCGCTCGGGATACGGTCTCGGCATGTCGGGCGGCGCTGCCTGCGGAGTCTCGGCGGCGTGCAAGACCGGGGTAGTCAGTAACAGGGTGACGATCAGATGTCGAATGTGATTCATGGTCAGGATCCTTCCATCTGACGTGACAGGTTGTCTCCTTCTGGACGGCACAGGCCGAGCCGACGACCTGGCCGTCGTCGACCGCTCTGAAAAACCGCTGAACGCCGAACCGGCCGCGCAGCTCGTCGAGCCGGCCTATTCACCCCCGTCACGAGCGGCATGCTGTGGCCGGGGAACGTGATTGTACCGCCGGCGGATGTCACTGTCGCGATACCCGCGCGGCATCGCTGACCAGCTGGATTGTCAGACGCGCGTCTGTAGCCTTCGAGCCGTCGGCCAACTGGATGTCACAGGTGGTTGAAGTCGCATGGACGTCAGCGATCAGCAACGCTGGACGGCCGGTGGAGTCCTGACCGGCGAGCACGTCGATGGTCAGGCCGTCGGTCCCGGTGATCGCGGTCATCTGCTCGGTGTCACGACGTTTCGACGTTCTGACGTTTTGGCGTCTGTTTTCCGTCCCTCCCCGTTCGTGTACACTACCCGCTTGGTTTCGTAGCATGGGGAGTACATCATGACGCAGCCGAAGGGCAATCAGCACAAGGAACCGGCCGGTTTACACCCGGTGCCGGCACCGGAGGAGACCTGGCGGGTTTTCCGGATCATGGCCGAGTTCGTCGAGGGTTTCGAGCTCATGAGCCAGATCGGGCCGGCGGTCACAGTCTACGGGTCGGCTCGGCTGACACCGGTGAGCGACATCTACGAGCAGGCGGTCGTCCTTGGCCGCAAGCTGGTTCGAGCCGGTTTCGCGGTGATCACCGGCGGCGGACCTGGGATCATGGAGGCCGCGAACCGGGGAGCCTTCGAGGCTGGCGGGATCAGCGTTGGGCTTAATATCCAGATCCCCACCGAGCAGCAGCCCAACCCGTACGTCACCCACGGCCTGTCGTTCGACTACTTCTTCGCCCGCAAGGTCATGTTCGTGAAATACGCCGTTGCCCTGGCGTGCTTCCCGGGCGGCTTCGGGACAATGGACGAGCTGTTCGAGATCCTCACCTTGTTGCAGACCCACAAAACCAAACCCTCGCCGGTTGTGCTGATTGGAGCCAGGTTCTGGAGTCCCCTGGTCGACTGGATGCGGAAGACGCTGATTGAGGAATACGGGACAGTCAGCCAATCGGACGTGGACTTGTTCATGCTGACCGACGACCTGGATGCGGCCGTCGAGCACATCCGGACCAAGGCCGCCGAGGCCGGCCCGTTGTGGGTCAATCCGCCCAGCGGCACGGGTGGCTTCGTGAAGCGCTAGGACGGACCCGTGATGAGCCATGCGTGATGAGCGTCTGATACGCGGGAGACGGACGGGCGGGCGGTGGCGCGATTCCTCGCAGATTGGGCACCGCTGCGAGCGGCTCACCCCTGTTGGCCTTCTCGGAACAACGCCACTTTCAGTGCAGACGGCGACCGCAGTTCTCGCGGTGCTTGGGCTGGTACTGCCGGCTATCCAAGCCCAAGCCCAACCCGCCGCGGCCGACCCGGTTCAGGTTGAGGCCCTGGAGCAGACGTTGGTCGCGGTGGCGGAGACTTTACGGCCGTCGGTGGTGGCGATTCGAGCCAATCGACCGATGGACGGCAGTGAAACGCAGGAAGCCCCTGAACCGCCCCCGAACGGTGGAGTGCGTCCAGGTTCCAGCCGGCGGGGACGACCGGAGGAGCGGCGATACCCGTCTGTCGGCAGCGGGGTGATCATCAGTCCGGACGGCCAGATCCTGACCAACGAGCACGTCGTGGCCGGAGCCCAGCCGGACGATATCACCTGCATTCTGTCCAGCGGAGAGAGCTACCGCGTGCAGGAGGTCTACGCCGACCCGCGAAGTGATTTGGCGGTGATGACGATCGGGGCCAAGGGCCTCAAGCCGGCCGTTCTGGGCAACCTGGAGACCGTCAGGCAGGGCCAGTTCGCGATCGTGATGGGCAACCCTTTCGGGTCCGCCCTGGAGAGCCGCGGCCGGCCGGCGATGTCGTTCGGCGTGATCAGCGCCCTGGGCCGGGGCCTAAACCAGCAGCTCGATCCCCTGATGACCCAGCGCTACTACGGCAACCTGATCCAGACGGACGCCCGCATCAACCCTGGCAACAGCGGCGGCCCGCTCCTGAACCTGAAAGGCGAGGTCATCGGCATCAATACGGCCATTTCTTCCCGCTCAGGCGGAAGCGAGGGAATGGGTTATGCGATTCCAATGAGTGCCCGAACCAAGGAGATCATTGCCGCCCTGGCCCGGGGCGAGGAGGTCGAGTACGGATTTCTCGGCGTCGGGCTGCGGTCCATTCGCGACGAGGAGCCGCAAGGCAGTGACGGCCCGACGGGAGCGGTGGTCGACTCGATCGAGCGGCAAGCCCCGGCGGCCGCAGCTGATCTGAAGGTCGGCGACATCATCGTCACAGTGGACGGGCATGCGGTCCGGGATGCCGATGAGGCCATCGCGTTGATCGGCGGAGCACGGGTGGGCGTGCCGATGCAGCTGATCTTCCGCCGAGGTTCGCGACGTCTGACCGCCCAGGTCGTGCCCGCCCGGCGGAAAGTGGCTTCGCCGGCCGCATTCAGCTGGCGAGGGATGAGACTGGCCTACCCGGATTGGGAGGTCTGCCGATCGTACAAACTGCCGGCCGACGTTCGCGGCGCGGTGATCACCGAGGTGGAACCGGGCGGCCCGGCAGCCCGCGCCGGTCTGCATGTCGGCCAAGTCATCGACCGAATTGGTGAGGCACGGATCCAGGGCGTTCGCTATCTACCCACCATCACGGCCAAGCTATCGGGACCGGTGAAAATCGCGCTGGTCGGCGATCCACCGACCGAAGTAACCTTACCATAGAGGTTTTCCACGACGAGTTGTCGCGGCAGAATCTGACTCGAAGTCAGGCGACCAGTTCCTCGTCCAGTCGGTCCTTGAAGCGGTTGCGGAGGCGGGCGATGACGTCCTTATGGATCTGGCTGACGCGTGATTCGGAGAGATCGAGCACCACGCCGATCTCGGCCATGGTGAGGTCTTCGTAGTAGTACAACACCAGAACGAGCCGCTCCTCGGTGCTCAATCCGCGGGTGACGAACTCGGTCAGCATGGTTCGGGCGAGCTTGGCGGACGGATCGGTCTGGTCGGTGTCGCCGACATCCCACGATCGTTCGCTGGCCCGGCTGCGTCCGCTGGAGTCGCGAGGATCCATGGCCGAGAAATGCACCTCGCGACCGAGTTGGGAAATGCGGGCCAGCTGATCATAGCGGTCCTGGGACATGCCCATGCGCTTGGCGACTTCGTCGTGCATCGGCGGACGACCCAGTTCGGCGTCGAGCAACTCGCGCACGCCCATCCGCCGCTTCTCGAAAGTGCGCACGGTTCTTGACTGGGGATCCAGGCTGCGCAGCCAATCCATGACCGCGCCAATGATCCGCTGCTGGCAGAAAGTCTCGAACTTGGCTTTGCGCTTGGGATTGTATCCCTCGACCGCCTCGATCAGCCCATCGTACCCGGCGCTGCAGATCTCGTCGTAGCTGATCTGGGCGGGCAGCTTGCGGGACAAGCGGGCCGCCTGAATGTGGACCAGCGGGGCGTACTGCTCCACCAGAGCGTTGCGGTACTTCTCAGAACGGGTTTTAAGATACCTCTTCCACAGTGCCTCGACCGAGTCTTTTGTCGTCGCGGTCATGGGATCCTCCGTGTAGCCATGCCTTCAGACCTGGGATGTCGCGATTGTCACCCGGCGAGGAAGTGAAACGCCTCCGTGCCGGATTGGTGAAGCTCATCCTTGAGTTCACAGCTGTCGCCGCCGGCTATGAGCCGACCAGCTTCCACTATGTACCTATATAAACCCAACAGCCGATAAGATCAAATCAAAAAATCGTCCTCGCCGACGCTTTTTTCCCATTTCCTCATTCGTTGATCGAATAACGGGACTTGAGCAATCTTTTTCAGGCTTTTTCCACCGTCTATCCACCAATTTGTCGGTGGGTAACCACCCGAACAAGCCTTGCTTTGGTGACGAGATATCGCCAGTCGGCCCGGGCGTACTCTCCGATGCGAGGCTTATTGGCCGTGGCGGGCACGGCGCGGCGGCTGGCTCAGGTCAGGATCTGGATGATATTCACGATCATGGACAGCCCCAGAAGGGCGGCCAGAATGAAGACCCAGACCAGGGGGACCACCGGGGTGGAGGGTGTTTCTTCCTTGGGGGCTTCCTCTTTGTGGACTGGGGTACTGCTCTCCGCCAGGCCCTGGAGGATGTTGTCGTCGAGCTGTCGTCGAGCCAGGAGCGGAGGTTCGCCACGCTGGATGGCCTCGAGATCCTTGATGAGATCGCCCATGTTGGGGTAGCGATGTTCGGGTTTCTTGGCCATCATCCGCTCGATCACCTCGCCGACACCGGTGGAGAGCGTGGGCCGCACATGGTCCGGCGGTATGAGCGGTTCAACCAGGTGCTTGTGCATGACCGCGGCGGGCGTCGGGCCATCGAAGGGCACCTTGCCGGTGACCATATGGTAGAAGGTGGCTCCGAGGGAGTACATGTCCGCCCGGACGTCGATGTGGACTTCGCCGCGGATCTGTTCCGGGCTGATGTAGTAGGGGGTCCCGTAGGCTCGGCCGGCCTCCGCCATGGCCGCCTTGATGTCGGAAGTTCGTCGGGCCAACCCGAGGTCGGCAAGTTTGGCTACACCGTCCTCGGTGAGCATGATGTTCTTGGGCTTCACATCGCGGTGAATGAAGCCTCGGGCCGCAGCATGCTCCAGTGCCCGGGCAATCTGAATGACGATCTTCAGGGCTTCCTGCTCAGAATAGGTTCTGTTGGCCGCCAAGTCGTCGTAGACCGTCTTCCCCTGAATATACTCCATGACGAAGTAGTGGTAGCCAGAAGCTTCACCGACGTCGATGGCCTGCACGATGTTGTTGTGGTTGAGCTGGGCGGCAGCTTTGCCCTCTTCCTGAAAGCGCTTGACGAACTCCTGGTTTTCGCTGGCCTTCTTGGGCAGGATCTTCACCGCCACGGTCCGGTCCAGGCTGATCTGGTGGGCCTTGTAGACCTTGGCCATCGCCCCTTCGCCTATCTTCTGCAGCCGATCGTAACCGGGAATGCGCAGCGTTTTGGTGGCGATCGAATCGGTTGAGTCACCACCCAGCCGCTGGAGCTGGGAGCGGGTGATATAACCTGAATGAATGAGCACCTCGGAGAGACTCAGCGTCTTGCCCTGAGAAGCGAGACTCTGCTGCTCCGCGATGCAGGTATTCAGCTCGTCGGGCGTAATGAGTTTCTGCTCAACCGCCAAGCGGCCTATCTGGCTCTCACCTTTTAACGCATCTGCCATGCAGATCCGCTCCGCTCGATTGGTGTCCCCAAGTACGCTCACGCGTAGTTCGTCGCAGAGATGCTCAACGAATCGAACTCAACATACGCGTAATCCGTTTGTTATTCAACACTTGGGGCGGCGATATCGTCACCCGATGTCGGATTATATTCCGCTACGGGGGCATCTTTCCTGGGGATCTTGACCCCATCTGACGATTTTCAGCCAACGACATGCCTCGGCCCTGTCGGGACGTCCCGCGTTCAAGGCCGATAAGGCTGCCTCGACGGCCTCGGCTTGCCGCAATGTGAAGGGGACGCCGACGGCTCGTCGCCAGTCGGCGAGGCCGGTGGCACCCAGGAGCGCCATCCGTAGCCGTTCGAACCCATCCCCTGTTCGCGCCGAAACCGATACCCCTCTGGTCGACCAGCTTCCAATGCGCTCCGCCTGGCCCGGATCAGTGGGCAGATCGTTCTTGTTCCAGACAACCAGCGTCGGCTGCGTGGATGTGAATTCCTGGGTGACGTGGCTCGCATCATTCGCAGGCTGAAGGTCTTCCGGCCAAGGTGGTGAGGACTGGTCGATCACCTGCAGGACAACGTCGGCTGTAACCGCCTGCCGGCGGGTTCGCCGGATGGCCTCGGCCTCGATCGGATCGGCGGTGTCCCTGACGCCGGCCGTATCCACGAATGTGAACGGCACGCCTTCAATGGAGGCGGGGTGCTCGAGCCAATCGCGGGTCGTACCCGGCAGATCGCTGACGATGGCACTATGTCGTCCGGCGAGTTGGTTGGCCAGTGTCGACTTGCCGGAGTTGGGTGGCCCGACGAGGACGACCCGGACACCGGTCAGAGCCCGCCGGACGGTAGGCGAGGCGGCCAGCCACTCTCCGAGCTGTTTCCGGACAGAATCCAGTCGATCAGCTCGGGTGTCGACCATGAGCCGGTCGAGTTCGTTCGGCAGGGCTTCCATCGTCGCCGCCAGCCAGAGGGCGAGGGTCCGGGTCTTCGCCTGCAGGATGGCCTCCAGGGCTTCGCGACGCAGCAGCTCGTTCGCCGCCCAGGTTGAACCGAGCAGCTCGACCGCGGGGACGATGCAGGCACCGGCCGCCTTGAGCAGCAACAGCGCTCGCTGCACGATTCGCGGGCCGCCATGCAGGCTGAGATCGATGACCAGCTGGCCGGCGGGATTGCGGCGGACGGCCACGACCGCATCGTCGATGACCTCGTCGCCGTCCACCAGGCGGCACAGTCGCAGCTCATCCGATGCCGGCGTATCGAACTCGATGGGACGGGACGTTCTGAACAACGGGCGCAGCCATCGGCTGTCGCGGGTCAGGATCTGAATGACCGCGATACCTCCGACCGTAGGCGGGGTAAGGCACGCGGCGAGGGCTGGATCACACCTGTTCATGGCCTTGGTCACATCTGGCGGCCGCATTCAGGTACGCGATGACCAAGCCGTCGAGGCAGAGGTCCGGCAGAACGTGATCGACGAAGTCGCAGCCGCCGGCGATGTCGCGAGCGTTGCCGCCGGTGACAATGAGCGGGGGCCATTTGCCGATTTCGGTGGCGAGTCGTTCGGTGGTTTCGCGCAAAGCCCCGACCATCATGGCGAAGATGCCGTTGCGGATGGCCTCGACGGTATCCTTACCGATGGTACCGGTCGGCGTACCCACCTCGACGAGCGGCAGCTGGGCGGTGTGCTCGTGGAGGGCCCTGGCCGCCAGGGCGATGCCGGGCATGATCGTTCCGCCCATGAAGAAGTTGTTGTCGGCGACGAGGTCGATGGTCACCGCGGTACCGAAATCGGCCACCACGCAGGCCTGTCGGAGCTTGGCGAAGGCGGCCGCCGCAGTGCACAGGCGGTCGGTTCCGACCTTCTCCGGCTCGCGAACATCAGCGCGAATCGGGGGGTCGATGTCCCGACCAACCAGAAGGATCGAACCGATGCCCCGGGCCTCGCACATCGGCTCGAGGCGTTTCATCATCGGTGGGCAGACCGAGCTGACCACAGCAACCCGCGAACCGGATGTGGGCAGACCGTTCCACAAGCCGACCAGATGCCCGACGACGGATTCAATCGGGTCGTTGGGCAAATGCACGGCTGTGCCGCGATTACCGCGAATCCACGTGGCCATACCCACATGGCTGTTGCCGATGTCGATGAGCAGCAAGCCGGTCTCGGCTGCCGCATCCTTGCCTGATCTGGGCTCGTTCTCGCCTGATTCAGAAGCGCGGATCATGGCTTGCCTTCTCCGCTATCCGGGTCGTCTTCCAGTTCCGCCCACAGAGCATCGCCCTCGAACCCCTCGGCGGGTCCGCACGGGTCGTCGCCGTTGCAGCCGTCATCGCCATCCTCGCCTCCCTCGCGGTCCGGGGTGTCGCTGCAGACATCGCCGCAGCGGATGGGCGGGGCCGCGGCGATTGCCCTGAATGGATCGTCGTGCGGCACGGCGGACTTGCTGGCCTGCTCGGTCTGACGGACCTCCTGGATCATCCGCCACAGTGCGTCGCCGAGTTGCTCGATGCCCGCGCCAGTCACTCCGCTGATGGCGATCACTTCGCGGCCGAGGGC
Above is a genomic segment from Phycisphaerae bacterium containing:
- a CDS encoding type III pantothenate kinase is translated as MIRASESGENEPRSGKDAAAETGLLLIDIGNSHVGMATWIRGNRGTAVHLPNDPIESVVGHLVGLWNGLPTSGSRVAVVSSVCPPMMKRLEPMCEARGIGSILLVGRDIDPPIRADVREPEKVGTDRLCTAAAAFAKLRQACVVADFGTAVTIDLVADNNFFMGGTIMPGIALAARALHEHTAQLPLVEVGTPTGTIGKDTVEAIRNGIFAMMVGALRETTERLATEIGKWPPLIVTGGNARDIAGGCDFVDHVLPDLCLDGLVIAYLNAAARCDQGHEQV
- a CDS encoding sigma-70 family RNA polymerase sigma factor, whose amino-acid sequence is MTATTKDSVEALWKRYLKTRSEKYRNALVEQYAPLVHIQAARLSRKLPAQISYDEICSAGYDGLIEAVEGYNPKRKAKFETFCQQRIIGAVMDWLRSLDPQSRTVRTFEKRRMGVRELLDAELGRPPMHDEVAKRMGMSQDRYDQLARISQLGREVHFSAMDPRDSSGRSRASERSWDVGDTDQTDPSAKLARTMLTEFVTRGLSTEERLVLVLYYYEDLTMAEIGVVLDLSESRVSQIHKDVIARLRNRFKDRLDEELVA
- a CDS encoding MBL fold metallo-hydrolase, producing MTNEKVHTRFTLESMTVCHGDAVVEIFSHDVNHSFAAYPEQPVRRPFFDQLLQATQGYPAFGAVDERKRLMGFACLRPLHPTCYNDAAFGSGPGVDNPLTNRRVMGPVDSRTAGDRLRAEHTPQRRITMRCPWFNAMAFACLVSWCTAVLAQSGQTTPAAAAKPAAESAQPPNANDESAPTAIRWWGQACVSIETFWGFTIVIDPFLATEQMGFPKPDLTANLVLATHEHFDHTGFDVVKGKPVIVHGLKPDKNWAEIDHYLDRRPNQAEIKWLAKTEVGTPTSHAVHVKSIPTFHDAESGARRGKNAMFLIETDGVRILHCGDLGHTLTPEQLTAIGPVDVLLIPVGGTYTLDPTQAIEVVKQIRPRRFVWPIHFKTSVGKIPLARLDAFLAKAKEAGIPVREVKGNAIAAAQPAAKPDAEPGPAAVIACDFKPAKPAADMQAALESMRADRQALIDALGKVTKVQLDHKPSDGTHTIRWNFEHTTGAELNFFSQIYHAMDPEIPLIKWGPAQMPPDFKPRHPDWDTSEMVRYVQRTAAFTERFSYLLANTQADLKIEGTRFSVQSLSKMMVGHYRNHTTKAVLKFKLPDWPKD
- a CDS encoding 50S ribosome-binding GTPase, with translation MNRCDPALAACLTPPTVGGIAVIQILTRDSRWLRPLFRTSRPIEFDTPASDELRLCRLVDGDEVIDDAVVAVRRNPAGQLVIDLSLHGGPRIVQRALLLLKAAGACIVPAVELLGSTWAANELLRREALEAILQAKTRTLALWLAATMEALPNELDRLMVDTRADRLDSVRKQLGEWLAASPTVRRALTGVRVVLVGPPNSGKSTLANQLAGRHSAIVSDLPGTTRDWLEHPASIEGVPFTFVDTAGVRDTADPIEAEAIRRTRRQAVTADVVLQVIDQSSPPWPEDLQPANDASHVTQEFTSTQPTLVVWNKNDLPTDPGQAERIGSWSTRGVSVSARTGDGFERLRMALLGATGLADWRRAVGVPFTLRQAEAVEAALSALNAGRPDRAEACRWLKIVRWGQDPQERCPRSGI
- a CDS encoding trypsin-like peptidase domain-containing protein produces the protein MRDERLIRGRRTGGRWRDSSQIGHRCERLTPVGLLGTTPLSVQTATAVLAVLGLVLPAIQAQAQPAAADPVQVEALEQTLVAVAETLRPSVVAIRANRPMDGSETQEAPEPPPNGGVRPGSSRRGRPEERRYPSVGSGVIISPDGQILTNEHVVAGAQPDDITCILSSGESYRVQEVYADPRSDLAVMTIGAKGLKPAVLGNLETVRQGQFAIVMGNPFGSALESRGRPAMSFGVISALGRGLNQQLDPLMTQRYYGNLIQTDARINPGNSGGPLLNLKGEVIGINTAISSRSGGSEGMGYAIPMSARTKEIIAALARGEEVEYGFLGVGLRSIRDEEPQGSDGPTGAVVDSIERQAPAAAADLKVGDIIVTVDGHAVRDADEAIALIGGARVGVPMQLIFRRGSRRLTAQVVPARRKVASPAAFSWRGMRLAYPDWEVCRSYKLPADVRGAVITEVEPGGPAARAGLHVGQVIDRIGEARIQGVRYLPTITAKLSGPVKIALVGDPPTEVTLP
- a CDS encoding alpha-L-fucosidase, which codes for MNHIRHLIVTLLLTTPVLHAAETPQAAPPDMPRPYPERMKWWGEARFGMFIHWGPVSLKGTEISWSRANSNPKCPNRGPIPVEVYDNLFKQFNPTKFDAARWVSLAKAAGMKYMVLTAKHCDGFLLWDSKASDYNIMNTPFKRDVCAELARAAHEQGMRLGWYFSPMDWRDPDFRTQRNKVFLERMKAELRELLSNYGTIDLLWFDWDSREPLYDQAETYRLVKSLQPKIVINNRLDLGPEPIGHSDWRYIGSEADYYTPEQIIGGFDVRRPWESCMTLSSRDQWSWGGPEDGVKPYEACMDMLIRGAGGDGNILLNVGPMPSGEIAPDQANRIKEMGVWLAEYGQSIYGTRGGPFKPGDYGVSTRKGNTIYLHIRDWTEDAVKLPAIPAKVVKSEALTGGKAVVHQTATGLDISVPQGDRQALDTIVALELDRSSLAIPAIEVPAPKSLTTNAKATASNVYQNQAEYGADRAVDGRNDTRWATDGGVRFAWLEVDLGKPATIGRAVIKQAFPELKRVRKFAIEYFQDDQWRPCYQGENLGAQLAVSFDPVTAQRVRLNITEATDGPTIWEFHLFGAAR
- a CDS encoding TIGR00730 family Rossman fold protein; the protein is MTQPKGNQHKEPAGLHPVPAPEETWRVFRIMAEFVEGFELMSQIGPAVTVYGSARLTPVSDIYEQAVVLGRKLVRAGFAVITGGGPGIMEAANRGAFEAGGISVGLNIQIPTEQQPNPYVTHGLSFDYFFARKVMFVKYAVALACFPGGFGTMDELFEILTLLQTHKTKPSPVVLIGARFWSPLVDWMRKTLIEEYGTVSQSDVDLFMLTDDLDAAVEHIRTKAAEAGPLWVNPPSGTGGFVKR
- a CDS encoding serine/threonine protein kinase, encoding MADALKGESQIGRLAVEQKLITPDELNTCIAEQQSLASQGKTLSLSEVLIHSGYITRSQLQRLGGDSTDSIATKTLRIPGYDRLQKIGEGAMAKVYKAHQISLDRTVAVKILPKKASENQEFVKRFQEEGKAAAQLNHNNIVQAIDVGEASGYHYFVMEYIQGKTVYDDLAANRTYSEQEALKIVIQIARALEHAAARGFIHRDVKPKNIMLTEDGVAKLADLGLARRTSDIKAAMAEAGRAYGTPYYISPEQIRGEVHIDVRADMYSLGATFYHMVTGKVPFDGPTPAAVMHKHLVEPLIPPDHVRPTLSTGVGEVIERMMAKKPEHRYPNMGDLIKDLEAIQRGEPPLLARRQLDDNILQGLAESSTPVHKEEAPKEETPSTPVVPLVWVFILAALLGLSMIVNIIQILT